Part of the Labrenzia sp. CE80 genome, CGCTATCCGCACAGGTTTGAAGGACCTGCGGTGCAGCGGGCAGGGGCCAAGCCTCGTGAGCGCTTCGCTATGCTTCGGCACGCCGTAGCCTTTGTGAACGGCGAATCCATATCCAGGGTGATGATCGTCGGCGCGCATCATCATTCGGTCACGCAGAACTTTGGCCACAATCGAGGCGGCCGCAATGCAAAGGCAACGCCCGTCGCCCTTGATCAGGCTTTGTCCATCTTGTGTGAGGCCAGGCGGCACGTCCCGTCCATCCACCAGAACCATCTGGGGGGGCAAGGCGAGCGCATTGACAGCCCGCAACATTGCGCCAAGGGTGGCCGCACGGATGTTCTTCTCATCAATGGTCACCGCGCTGGCGCTGGCAATGCCCACATGGGCTGATGTCATGATCTGATCAAAGAGAGCTTCGCGCTTGGCCTCGGTCAGTTTCTTGGAATCGTTGAGACCTTTTGGCAGATTGTCGTAGTCTAGGATAACGGCCGCCGTTACCACCGGCCCGGCCCAGGGCCCGCGGCCCGCCTCATCTACGCCCGCCAGGAGCCCGTCAAACGACGCGGCATGGCGTCGCTCCACTCGGGCATCGGGCGCGTCGGGAAAGGGAAGGTCGAAGAGGGAAGGGGCAGTGCGCTTGCTCATCGCCCAAGTGTGCCGCCGAGCGTGTCTTGCGGCAAGGCTTGCTTCCTAAAAGAGGTCCAGCTGTACCCCACCTTTTTGCGGCGACACGAAGAGTTCCGTGTTGAGCTTGCGGCGGCGTGTGTTCAGCCCCAAGCGCTTGGCGGCGAGCTGAAAACGTTTGGCGATCTGGTCGGCATAGGGGCCCTTGCCGCGCATCCGCTCTCCCCAGTTGGCATCATAGTCCTTGCCGCCGCGCATGGAGCGGATCAGGCTCATCACATGCTGATACTGGCCGGGCCGTTCACGCAGAAGCCAGTCGCGGAAGAGCTCGGAGACCTCACGCGGAAGGCGCAGAAGCACGAACCCGGCTTCGGCCGCGCCATGCTCGGCGGAAGCCTCAAGGATGGTTTCGATCTCGCTGTCCGTCAGCGCCGGAATGACCGGTGCCACCATGACGGAGGCCGGCACGCCAGCATCGCTGAGCGCCTTGATCGCTTGCAATCGTTTGTGTGGGGCCGAGGCGCGGGGCTCCATGGACCGGCAGAGTTTCTTGTCGAGCGTCGTAACCGACAGGGCGACCTTGCAAAGATTGCGCTCGGCCATGCGCGCCAGAATGTCGATATCCCGTTGCACCAGCGCTGACTTGGTCACAATGGCCACCGGATGATGATAGCGGTCGAGCACCTCCAGAATCTCGCGCATCAGCGTGTAGCTGCGCTCTGCCGGTTGATAGGCATCTGTGTTGGTGCCGATGGCGATCGGCTTGGGAACATAGCCCGGGGCGGAGAGTTCCCGCTCCAGAAGCTCGGCAGCATTCGGTTTGGCAAACAGGCGCGCTTCAAAGTCGATCCCGGGCGAAAGGCCCATGAAGGCGTGGCTGGGCCTGGCGAAGCAATAGCTACAGCCGTGCTCGCAGCCACGATAGGGATTGATGGATCGGTCGAAGGAAATGTCCGGAGACGCATTCCGGGTGATGATGGTCCGGGCTTTTTCCTCCTGTACGGTTGTCTTGAACGGAGGCAGGTCCTCATGGCTGTCCCAGCCGTCATCCACGTTTTCCGTGGCCCGCCGTTCGAACCGCCCGGCCATATTCAACCCGGCGCCGCGACCCCGCCGACGCTCGTCAGAAATGCCGATGGGCTGTAAAACACCGTCCGCCGCTTGGCCAGAGGCTGGCGCTTGTGCAGGACCTTCCTTAGCGGCAATCATGGGCATCGTGCGAATCCGATCATGAGAAATGAGAACATAATAGGAACATTAATCGAAACAAGAGGTGAAACAAGGCGTTTGCCTCGCCATGACAAAAAAAAGGCGGTACAAGGAAGGTCATGATCAGTGTGATTGTACCGACCTTGAATTCCGAAGCGGACCTGGCTCATTGCCTTGCCGCACTCGTTCCAGCGGCTGCCGAGGGCGTCGTGCGAGAAGTGATCGTCGTCGACGGGGGATCCTCGGACAACACCGAGCGCGTTGCAGACGCTGCGGGCTGCGACTGGCGCGAGGTCAAGGGACCACGCAGCGAGCGATTGGCGGCCGGAGCCCAGGCCTCACGGCGCGGAGAATGGCTGCTGTTTCTTCCCGCCGACACGGTCCTTGAAGCCAGCTGGCATCACGAAGTACAGAACTTCATTGAGCGCGCTGAGCGGGCTGGCAGCGCTGATAAGACAGCTGCTGCCTTCAAACTGCGGTTCGAGGCCTTCGGCATGGGCGCGCGCGTGTCTGAATTCATGGCGGTTGTCCGCTCCAGGTTCCTGGGCATGCCGGATGGCAGTCAGGGCTTGCTGATTTCGAGGCGCTTTTACCAGAGCCTCGGCGGTTATCGGCCTCTGCGCGAGATGGAAGATCTGGACCTGGTCAAACGCATTGGCGGTCGGCGTCTCGTGTTCCTGCGCTCCGGTGCTGTGTGTTCCGGACGCGGGGCCGAGCCTGGCCAGTCTGACAGCCTGATTTCAGGTTTTCGGAAGTCGGTCGCCCGCTTCTGTGTCAACACCCTTCGCCTGCCGCCCAAGGCACTTCTCAAGCTTCACGGCTAAGGCGTTTTAAACGTTAGCGTATTCCT contains:
- a CDS encoding ribonuclease HII gives rise to the protein MSKRTAPSLFDLPFPDAPDARVERRHAASFDGLLAGVDEAGRGPWAGPVVTAAVILDYDNLPKGLNDSKKLTEAKREALFDQIMTSAHVGIASASAVTIDEKNIRAATLGAMLRAVNALALPPQMVLVDGRDVPPGLTQDGQSLIKGDGRCLCIAAASIVAKVLRDRMMMRADDHHPGYGFAVHKGYGVPKHSEALTRLGPCPLHRRSFKPVRIASGSVNESDLRAL
- a CDS encoding PA0069 family radical SAM protein, whose product is MPMIAAKEGPAQAPASGQAADGVLQPIGISDERRRGRGAGLNMAGRFERRATENVDDGWDSHEDLPPFKTTVQEEKARTIITRNASPDISFDRSINPYRGCEHGCSYCFARPSHAFMGLSPGIDFEARLFAKPNAAELLERELSAPGYVPKPIAIGTNTDAYQPAERSYTLMREILEVLDRYHHPVAIVTKSALVQRDIDILARMAERNLCKVALSVTTLDKKLCRSMEPRASAPHKRLQAIKALSDAGVPASVMVAPVIPALTDSEIETILEASAEHGAAEAGFVLLRLPREVSELFRDWLLRERPGQYQHVMSLIRSMRGGKDYDANWGERMRGKGPYADQIAKRFQLAAKRLGLNTRRRKLNTELFVSPQKGGVQLDLF
- a CDS encoding glycosyltransferase codes for the protein MISVIVPTLNSEADLAHCLAALVPAAAEGVVREVIVVDGGSSDNTERVADAAGCDWREVKGPRSERLAAGAQASRRGEWLLFLPADTVLEASWHHEVQNFIERAERAGSADKTAAAFKLRFEAFGMGARVSEFMAVVRSRFLGMPDGSQGLLISRRFYQSLGGYRPLREMEDLDLVKRIGGRRLVFLRSGAVCSGRGAEPGQSDSLISGFRKSVARFCVNTLRLPPKALLKLHG